From a single Bemisia tabaci chromosome 10, PGI_BMITA_v3 genomic region:
- the LOC140225715 gene encoding uncharacterized protein gives MHRKLLYLSFLSICVLLSAGEQTAPPFSRSPSFRHSSLLRSPSFKNTSPSREPSPGSEIPVFFKSSSPFGDLPLWKNPSPSRNPSPLSDLPLWRTSGPWSGTSQRGDSSPPRRATWSNSSPEDNHPWRGSSPPRTPSPRFRTPTPFSTEADSSETGSPPRTPSPRFRTPTPFSTEGDSSETDSAPPTDSASDVAASKRKADELNERFNNAVGGCEGPRGESPAYECSGILIRGVSSDRNPYAWTLSKYSRETMSVCMGYLRRDAQWAGFPYGYVSGFIMYPQSKTPWTKTKTRVICAFPLDAHSDERTGKYACGPSQQDTIGESGHCHAQGIFSFRDWLAHYHRVSFNFSHTQCGFDMTAPQAPGLFRTFLKASSFVQNEPFDLKNNEILVYAWNENNVARLPIEAFFFTVGSDEGRLSARRFQRDFKRASGGETIPIVGIQFPKPNVREFKVYPMDEAKLITERISRSTPVNPWLMRSPSRGGSHDFSSLFANPSARGGSQDFASLFANPSDRGGSQDFASLFANPSARGGFSPRFGSSPSNRFIMQ, from the exons ATGCATAGAAAACTGCTATATTTATCATTCCTTTCCATCTGCGTCTTGCTCAGCGCTGGTGAGCAGACAGCCCCGCCATTTTCACGGAGTCCCTCATTCAGGCATTCCTCACTCTTAAGGAGCCCGTCATTCAAGAACACCTCACCATCGCGCGAGCCCTCGCCAGGAAGTGAAAtcccagtattttttaaaagctcATCGCCATTTGGTGATCTCCCCCTATGGAAGAACCCCTCACCATCGAGGAACCCCTCACCATTGAGCGATCTCCCACTGTGGAGAACCTCCGGACCATGGAGTGGTACCTCACAGAGGGGTGACTCCTCACCACCACGGCGTGCAACGTGGAGTAACTCCTCACCAGAGGATAATCACCCGTGGAGGGGTTCCTCACCTCCGAGGACTCCCTCGCCAAGATTCAGGACACCTACACCCTTCTCCACAGAAGCAGACTCAAGTGAGACAGGTTCACCTCCGAGGACTCCCTCGCCAAGATTCAGGACACCTACTCCCTTCTCAACGGAAGGAGACTCCAGTGAGACAGATTCAGCCCCTCCTACGGATTCTGCCTCTGATGTAGCTGCTTCGAAGCGGAAGGCAGACGAGCTAAACGAGCGCTTCAACAATGCGGTCGGGGGTTGCGAAGGCCCGAGGGGCGAGAGTCCGGCGTACGAGTGTTCCGGCATTTTGATTCGCGGTGTCAGCAGCGATCGCAACCCGTACGCTTGGACCTTGAGCAAGTACAGCCGGGAGACAATGTCCGTCTGCATGGGGTATCTACGTCGAGATGCGCAGTGGGCTGGATTCCCCTACGGCTACGTCAGTGGATTCATTAT GTACCCGCAATCGAAGACCCCATGGACGAAGACCAAGACAAGGGTCATCTGCGCCTTCCCGCTGGACGCGCACTCTGACGAGCGAACCGGGAAATACGCTTGCGGGCCAAGTCAGCAGGACACTATAGGTGAGAGTGGTCATTGCCATGCTCAAGGCATCTTTTCGTTCAGGGATTGGCTGGCTCATTATCACCGCGTCAGCTTCAATTTCTCCCACACCCAGTGCGGCTTTGACATGACCGCGCCGCAAGCTCCAGGCCTGTTCAGGACCTTTCTGAAAGCCTCGAGTTTCGTACAGAACGAGCCTTTCGACCTCAAGAATAACGAGATTCTGGTTTACGCCTGGAACGAGAACAATGTTGCGAGACTCCCGATCGAAGCGTTTTTCTTTACCGTCGGGAGCGATGAGGGGCGGCTTAGTGCCAGGAGGTTTCAGCGGGATTTCAAACGAGCCAGTGGTGGGGAGACGATTCCAATCGTGGGTATCCAGTTTCCGAAACCGAATGTCCGGGAATTCAAGGTGTATCCGATGGATGAAGCCAAGCTCATCACGGAGAGGATTTCACGATCCACGCCGGTGAATCCATGGTTAATGCGGTCTCCTAGTAGAGGAGGATCACATGATTTTTCGTCGTTATTCGCGAACCCTTCTGCTAGAGGAGGATCACAAGATTTCGCTTCGTTATTCGCGAACCCATCTGATCGAGGAGGATCACAAGATTTCGCTTCGTTATTCGCAAACCCCTCTGCTAGAGGGGGATTCTCTCCACGATTTGGTAGCTCCCCTAGTAATAGATTTATCATGcagtaa